The Cucurbita pepo subsp. pepo cultivar mu-cu-16 chromosome LG08, ASM280686v2, whole genome shotgun sequence genome contains a region encoding:
- the LOC111801047 gene encoding uncharacterized protein LOC111801047 isoform X1: MAAELNSSLLLYGCVFVFVLLAVPLESEAQAFRRDLGHPHWHHGAFHTVRDSVRHDVRRMLHSRAEVPFQVPLEVNIILIGLNGDGAYRYFVDSHKLQEFLRDCFPSHRPSCLETGEPIDIEHHIVYNAFPAGQAELIALEKALKETMIPAGTARETDFGRDVPLFEVEATAVEPVFQKLYSYIFDTENEGYATAERDRLMPIAIFLVNFDKVRMDPRHKEIDLDSLMHGKLDQLNEEDMKKQEGDYIYRYRYDGGGATQVWLGSGRYAVIDLSAGPCTYGKIETEEGSVSSRTLPRLRNVLFPRGFGAATDHSTHDNFLGQLAALVSTTIEHVIAPDVRFETVDMMTRLLIPIIVLQNHNRYNIMEKGYNYSINVEAIEAEVKKMVHAGQEVVIIGGAHLLHRHEKLAIAVSKAMRSHSLQETKNDGRFHVHTKTYLDGAILREEMERSADVLAAGLLEVADPSLSDKFFLRQVSIKHWMDDSDVSIDSVLKHKPHWATYQAKFSKKVKKTEKKPGDLHRTYGTRILPVFVLSLADVDSRLMMEDDSLVYASKNVVIVLEHQNEKIPLRYVSETHRRYADPSQAQRHILAGLASAVGGLTAPYERASHVHERAVVNWLWAAGCHPFGPFSNTSQVSQMLQDVALRNIIYARVDSALHRVRDTSEAVQSFAAEHLKTPLGEPVKGKKNKTTTDVWLEKFFKRTTNLPEPFPHELVERLEKYLDNLEEQLVDLSSLLYDHHLEDADWNSSEIFQSSIFTQQYVDYVLIEEREKMKCCSIQYKYPVESSQNYMYGGILLAGFVVYFLVIFFSSPAH; the protein is encoded by the exons ATGGCTGCAGAATTGAACTCAAGcttattattatatggttgtgtttttgttttcgtaTTGCTTGCAGTTCCATTGGAGTCGGAAGCTCAAGCTTTCAGGAGAGATCTGGGACACCCTCACTGGCATCACGGAGCCTTCCATACCGTCCGAGATAGTGTTCGACATGATGTTCGTCGCATGCTTCATTCACGAGCTGAG GTTCCCTTTCAGGTTCCACTTGAAGTGAACATTATCCTTATTGGTTTAAATGGCGATGGAGCCTACCGGTACTTCGTAGATTCACACAAGCTACAAGAGTTTCTTAGAGACTGCTTCCCGTCTCATAGGCCATCATGTCTCGAGACTGGCGAGCCCATTGACATTGAACATCATATCGTATATAATGCATTTCCT GCAGGTCAGGCTGAATTGATAGCTCTTGAGAAAGCGCTGAAGGAGACCATGATTCCTGCTGGAACTGCAAGAGAG ACTGATTTTGGAAGGGATGTTCCTTTGTTTGAGGTTGAAGCAACAGCAGTTGAACCTGTGTTTCAGAAGTTATATTCCTATATATTTGACACGGAGAATGAGGGATATGCTACTGCTGAGAGGGATAGACTAATGCCAATTGCCATATTTCTTGTCAACTTTGATAAG GTCAGAATGGACCCCAGACATAAAGAAATTGATCTTGATAGTTTAATGCATGGGAAACTTGACCAGCTAAATGAGGAAGATATGAAAAAACAAGAAGGAGATTACATTTATCGTTATCGATATGATGGAGGAGGAGCTACTCAAGTTTGGCTGGGCTCTGGCAG ATATGCTGTGATTGATCTCTCAGCTGGCCCATGTACATatggaaaaattgaaactgaAGAAGGAAGCGTCAGTTCTAGAACTCTACCACGATTGAGGAACGTGCTATTTCCAAGAGGATTTGGTGCAGCTACTGATCATTCTACCCATGATAATTTTTTGGGGCAACTTGCTGCCCTAGTATCAACCACTATTGAACATGTCATTGCCCCGGATGTCAG GTTTGAAACTGTCGATATGATGACAAGGTTGCTTATACCTATAATTGTCTTGCAAAATCATAATCGATACAATATTATGGAGAAAGGCTACAATTACAGTATAAATGTTGAAGCAATTGAGGCAGAG GTTAAAAAGATGGTTCATGCTGGGCAAGAAGTAGTGATAATTGGTGGTGCACATTTATTACATCGTCATGAAAAGCTGGCCATAGCTGTTTCAAAAGCAATGCGAAGCCATTCCCTACAGGAAACAAAGAATGATGGTCGTTTTCATGTTCATACCAAGACGTATTTGGATGGAGCTATCCTTAGAGAA GAAATGGAAAGGTCCGCTGATGTGCTTGCTGCAGGTTTGCTTGAGGTGGCTGATCCATCTTTATCTGATAAATTTTTCCTTCGTCAGGTTAGCATAAAG CACTGGATGGATGACAGTGATGTTTCAATTGATTCAGTACTGAAACACAAACCTCACTGGGCTACATATCAAGCAAAATTTAGCAAGAAGGTGAAGAAAACCGAAAAAAAGCCGGGGGATTTGCATCGAACTTATGGAACTAGGATACTTCCAGT ttttgtcCTATCATTGGCTGACGTTGATTCAAGACTCATGATGGAGGATGACAGCCTAGTTTATGCAAGCAAAAATGTTGTCATAGTACTCGAGCATCAAAATGAGAAGATACCTTTGAG ATATGTTTCCGAAACACACAGAAGATATGCCGATCCATCGCAGGCACAACGTCATATATTGGCTGGGCTTGCTTCAGCTGTTGGTGGGTTGACTGCACCTTATGAGAGAGCTTCTCATGTTCATGAGAGGGCAGTTGTAAATTGGCTCTGGGCAGCTGGTTGTCATCCATTTGGTCCATTCTCGAACACGTCTCAAGTCAGTCAAATGCTACAAGATGTTGCATTG AGGAACATAATATATGCACGTGTAGATTCAGCTCTTCACCGAGTCCGAGATACATCAGAG GCTGTCCAATCCTTTGCAGCAGAACATCTAAAAACTCCACTTGGCGAACCagtaaaaggaaagaagaacaagacaacAACCGACGTATGGTTGGAGAAGTTCTTTAAAAGAACCACCAACTTGCCCGAACCATTTCCCCACGAATTAGTCGAACGACTCGAGAAATACTTGGAC AACCTCGAAGAACAGCTCGTGGATCTGTCGTCGCTATTATACGACCATCATTTAGAAGATGCAGATTGGAACAGCTCGGAAATATTCCAGAGCTCCATTTTTACGCAGCA GTACGTGGATTATGTGTTGATCGAAGAGAGGGAGAAGATGAAGTGCTGCAGCATTCAGTATAAATACCCAGTGGAGTCGTCTCAGAATTACATGTATGGAGGAATTCTTCTAGCTGGGTTTGTAGTTTACTTTCTTgtcatcttcttttcatcaccAGCCCACTAA
- the LOC111801047 gene encoding uncharacterized protein LOC111801047 isoform X2: MAAELNSSLLLYGCVFVFVLLAVPLESEAQAFRRDLGHPHWHHGAFHTVRDSVRHDVRRMLHSRAEVPFQVPLEVNIILIGLNGDGAYRYFVDSHKLQEFLRDCFPSHRPSCLETGEPIDIEHHIVYNAFPAGQAELIALEKALKETMIPAGTARETDFGRDVPLFEVEATAVEPVFQKLYSYIFDTENEGYATAERDRLMPIAIFLVNFDKVRMDPRHKEIDLDSLMHGKLDQLNEEDMKKQEGDYIYRYRYDGGGATQVWLGSGRYAVIDLSAGPCTYGKIETEEGSVSSRTLPRLRNVLFPRGFGAATDHSTHDNFLGQLAALVSTTIEHVIAPDVRFETVDMMTRLLIPIIVLQNHNRYNIMEKGYNYSINVEAIEAEVKKMVHAGQEVVIIGGAHLLHRHEKLAIAVSKAMRSHSLQETKNDGRFHVHTKTYLDGAILREEMERSADVLAAGLLEVADPSLSDKFFLRQHWMDDSDVSIDSVLKHKPHWATYQAKFSKKVKKTEKKPGDLHRTYGTRILPVFVLSLADVDSRLMMEDDSLVYASKNVVIVLEHQNEKIPLRYVSETHRRYADPSQAQRHILAGLASAVGGLTAPYERASHVHERAVVNWLWAAGCHPFGPFSNTSQVSQMLQDVALRNIIYARVDSALHRVRDTSEAVQSFAAEHLKTPLGEPVKGKKNKTTTDVWLEKFFKRTTNLPEPFPHELVERLEKYLDNLEEQLVDLSSLLYDHHLEDADWNSSEIFQSSIFTQQYVDYVLIEEREKMKCCSIQYKYPVESSQNYMYGGILLAGFVVYFLVIFFSSPAH; encoded by the exons ATGGCTGCAGAATTGAACTCAAGcttattattatatggttgtgtttttgttttcgtaTTGCTTGCAGTTCCATTGGAGTCGGAAGCTCAAGCTTTCAGGAGAGATCTGGGACACCCTCACTGGCATCACGGAGCCTTCCATACCGTCCGAGATAGTGTTCGACATGATGTTCGTCGCATGCTTCATTCACGAGCTGAG GTTCCCTTTCAGGTTCCACTTGAAGTGAACATTATCCTTATTGGTTTAAATGGCGATGGAGCCTACCGGTACTTCGTAGATTCACACAAGCTACAAGAGTTTCTTAGAGACTGCTTCCCGTCTCATAGGCCATCATGTCTCGAGACTGGCGAGCCCATTGACATTGAACATCATATCGTATATAATGCATTTCCT GCAGGTCAGGCTGAATTGATAGCTCTTGAGAAAGCGCTGAAGGAGACCATGATTCCTGCTGGAACTGCAAGAGAG ACTGATTTTGGAAGGGATGTTCCTTTGTTTGAGGTTGAAGCAACAGCAGTTGAACCTGTGTTTCAGAAGTTATATTCCTATATATTTGACACGGAGAATGAGGGATATGCTACTGCTGAGAGGGATAGACTAATGCCAATTGCCATATTTCTTGTCAACTTTGATAAG GTCAGAATGGACCCCAGACATAAAGAAATTGATCTTGATAGTTTAATGCATGGGAAACTTGACCAGCTAAATGAGGAAGATATGAAAAAACAAGAAGGAGATTACATTTATCGTTATCGATATGATGGAGGAGGAGCTACTCAAGTTTGGCTGGGCTCTGGCAG ATATGCTGTGATTGATCTCTCAGCTGGCCCATGTACATatggaaaaattgaaactgaAGAAGGAAGCGTCAGTTCTAGAACTCTACCACGATTGAGGAACGTGCTATTTCCAAGAGGATTTGGTGCAGCTACTGATCATTCTACCCATGATAATTTTTTGGGGCAACTTGCTGCCCTAGTATCAACCACTATTGAACATGTCATTGCCCCGGATGTCAG GTTTGAAACTGTCGATATGATGACAAGGTTGCTTATACCTATAATTGTCTTGCAAAATCATAATCGATACAATATTATGGAGAAAGGCTACAATTACAGTATAAATGTTGAAGCAATTGAGGCAGAG GTTAAAAAGATGGTTCATGCTGGGCAAGAAGTAGTGATAATTGGTGGTGCACATTTATTACATCGTCATGAAAAGCTGGCCATAGCTGTTTCAAAAGCAATGCGAAGCCATTCCCTACAGGAAACAAAGAATGATGGTCGTTTTCATGTTCATACCAAGACGTATTTGGATGGAGCTATCCTTAGAGAA GAAATGGAAAGGTCCGCTGATGTGCTTGCTGCAGGTTTGCTTGAGGTGGCTGATCCATCTTTATCTGATAAATTTTTCCTTCGTCAG CACTGGATGGATGACAGTGATGTTTCAATTGATTCAGTACTGAAACACAAACCTCACTGGGCTACATATCAAGCAAAATTTAGCAAGAAGGTGAAGAAAACCGAAAAAAAGCCGGGGGATTTGCATCGAACTTATGGAACTAGGATACTTCCAGT ttttgtcCTATCATTGGCTGACGTTGATTCAAGACTCATGATGGAGGATGACAGCCTAGTTTATGCAAGCAAAAATGTTGTCATAGTACTCGAGCATCAAAATGAGAAGATACCTTTGAG ATATGTTTCCGAAACACACAGAAGATATGCCGATCCATCGCAGGCACAACGTCATATATTGGCTGGGCTTGCTTCAGCTGTTGGTGGGTTGACTGCACCTTATGAGAGAGCTTCTCATGTTCATGAGAGGGCAGTTGTAAATTGGCTCTGGGCAGCTGGTTGTCATCCATTTGGTCCATTCTCGAACACGTCTCAAGTCAGTCAAATGCTACAAGATGTTGCATTG AGGAACATAATATATGCACGTGTAGATTCAGCTCTTCACCGAGTCCGAGATACATCAGAG GCTGTCCAATCCTTTGCAGCAGAACATCTAAAAACTCCACTTGGCGAACCagtaaaaggaaagaagaacaagacaacAACCGACGTATGGTTGGAGAAGTTCTTTAAAAGAACCACCAACTTGCCCGAACCATTTCCCCACGAATTAGTCGAACGACTCGAGAAATACTTGGAC AACCTCGAAGAACAGCTCGTGGATCTGTCGTCGCTATTATACGACCATCATTTAGAAGATGCAGATTGGAACAGCTCGGAAATATTCCAGAGCTCCATTTTTACGCAGCA GTACGTGGATTATGTGTTGATCGAAGAGAGGGAGAAGATGAAGTGCTGCAGCATTCAGTATAAATACCCAGTGGAGTCGTCTCAGAATTACATGTATGGAGGAATTCTTCTAGCTGGGTTTGTAGTTTACTTTCTTgtcatcttcttttcatcaccAGCCCACTAA
- the LOC111801167 gene encoding transcription factor bHLH147-like, which produces MASSLFLNPVASSERSRDSSRKKKKKKEAREDGRQDQDHLKWKSQAQHQIYSSKLLRALSQVRISSPYSPSAPNEMPRRGQAVREAADTVLAMTAKGRSRWSRAILTNRLKLKFRKHNRQKARVSGSSRTKKPRVSVLRLKGKGLPTVQRKVRLLGRLVPGCRKQPLPVILDEATDYIPALDMQIRVMSAIFNLVSSSSSSPGMDSSISQPSST; this is translated from the coding sequence ATGGCGTCGTCTCTGTTTCTGAATCCTGTGGCGAGTTCTGAGCGATCGCGTGATTCGtccagaaagaaaaagaagaagaaagaggcgAGGGAGGACGGTCGTCAAGATCAGGATCACTTGAAGTGGAAATCGCAAGCGCAGCATCAAATTTACTCGTCGAAGCTGTTGCGCGCCTTGAGTCAGGTCAGGATCAGTTCTCCTTATTCCCCGTCGGCGCCGAACGAGATGCCACGGCGTGGCCAAGCCGTTCGGGAGGCGGCGGATACGGTTCTGGCGATGACGGCGAAAGGAAGAAGTAGGTGGAGCAGAGCAATCTTGACGAACCGTCTGAAGCTCAAGTTTCGAAAGCACAATCGGCAGAAGGCGCGTGTGAGTGGAAGCAGCCGAACGAAGAAGCCGAGAGTTAGCGTTTTGCGGTTGAAAGGGAAGGGATTACCTACTGTACAGAGAAAAGTCCGGCTTCTCGGCCGGCTGGTTCCCGGCTGCCGGAAGCAACCGCTGCCGGTGATTCTGGATGAAGCAACTGATTACATACCCGCACTGGACATGCAGATCCGAGTCATGAGCGCCATATTCAACCTGGTTTCAAGCTCTTCGTCTTCTCCTGGTATGGATTCTTCCATCTCCCAACCTTCTTCTACCTGA